From Thermodesulfobacteriota bacterium, one genomic window encodes:
- the lysS gene encoding lysine--tRNA ligase codes for MDDLNQLLKARREKARELAAAGLPLYPNDWAPSHPIARLLHEEAGEPGGQPDPAAPSFAIAGRIMGLRSFGKATFLHLADDSGRIQVYVKKDLVGAGGYALFRKLDLGDLAGFTGRLFVTRTGEPTLLAASWRLVAKALRPLPEKYHGLTDVETRYRQRYVDLMVNPEVQETFRKRVRIIGLVRSFLAERGFLEVETPMMQPLPGGATAKPFRTHHHALGIDLFLRIAPELYLKRLLVGGFPRVFEINRNFRNEGLSTRHNPEFTMVEFYQAYATYTDLMDLVEELITGVALGVHGTLQLGYQGQPVDLTPPWQRLTLEEALVHKAGLAPAELASLDSLMALARRHGIEPPAEAGAGWIKTQLFEELVEERLVNPTFITSYPTEVSPLARRNEADPEVTDRFELFITGREIANAFSELNDPVDQRLRFERQIANRGADEEIHPELDEDFIRALEYGMPPAAGCGIGIDRLVMLLCDQASIRDVILFPHLKPEARQ; via the coding sequence ATGGACGATCTCAATCAGCTGCTCAAGGCCCGGCGTGAGAAGGCCCGGGAGCTGGCGGCCGCCGGCCTGCCCCTCTATCCCAACGATTGGGCGCCCAGCCACCCCATCGCCCGGCTCCTCCATGAGGAGGCCGGCGAGCCGGGGGGCCAGCCCGACCCTGCTGCCCCCAGCTTTGCCATCGCCGGTCGGATCATGGGCCTGCGCTCGTTCGGCAAGGCCACCTTTCTCCATCTGGCGGACGACTCCGGCCGCATCCAGGTCTACGTGAAGAAGGACTTGGTGGGCGCCGGCGGGTATGCCCTGTTCCGCAAGCTCGATCTCGGTGACCTGGCTGGCTTCACCGGGCGCCTGTTCGTCACCAGAACCGGCGAGCCGACCCTGCTCGCCGCCTCCTGGCGGCTGGTGGCCAAGGCCCTGCGGCCCCTGCCCGAGAAGTACCACGGCCTGACGGATGTGGAGACCCGCTACCGCCAGCGCTACGTAGACCTCATGGTCAATCCGGAAGTGCAGGAGACCTTCCGCAAACGGGTGCGGATCATCGGCCTGGTGCGCAGCTTCCTGGCCGAGCGCGGCTTTCTGGAGGTGGAGACGCCCATGATGCAGCCCCTGCCCGGGGGCGCTACGGCCAAGCCCTTCCGCACCCACCATCACGCCCTGGGCATCGACCTGTTCCTGCGCATCGCCCCGGAGCTTTATCTCAAGCGTCTCCTGGTGGGTGGCTTTCCGCGGGTGTTCGAGATCAACCGCAACTTCCGCAACGAGGGCCTGTCCACCCGCCACAACCCGGAGTTCACCATGGTGGAGTTCTACCAGGCCTACGCCACCTATACCGATCTCATGGATCTGGTGGAGGAGCTGATCACCGGGGTGGCGCTGGGGGTGCACGGGACGCTGCAGCTCGGCTACCAGGGTCAGCCGGTGGATCTGACCCCGCCCTGGCAGCGGCTCACCCTGGAGGAGGCCCTGGTGCACAAGGCCGGCCTGGCGCCAGCGGAGCTGGCCTCCCTGGACAGCCTCATGGCCCTGGCGCGCCGCCACGGCATCGAGCCGCCCGCCGAGGCCGGGGCGGGCTGGATCAAGACCCAGCTCTTCGAGGAGCTGGTGGAAGAAAGGCTTGTCAACCCCACCTTCATCACCAGCTACCCCACCGAGGTTTCTCCTTTGGCCCGGCGCAATGAGGCGGATCCGGAGGTGACCGACCGCTTCGAGCTCTTCATCACCGGCCGGGAGATCGCCAACGCCTTCAGCGAGCTCAACGATCCGGTGGATCAAAGGCTGCGCTTCGAGCGCCAGATCGCCAACCGGGGCGCGGACGAGGAGATCCACCCCGAGCTGGACGAGGACTTCATCCGCGCCCTGGAGTATGGCATGCCGCCGGCGGCCGGCTGCGGCATCGGCATCGACCGGCTGGTCATGCTGCTCTGCGACCAGGCCTCCATCCGAGACGTCATCCTCTTTCCCCATCTCAAGCCCGAGGCGCGGCAGTAG
- a CDS encoding NAD-binding protein, with protein MRRAIIGLFLLGIILGFGSLGYVLIEDADPVDALYMTVITITSVGYGEVIPLSRPGRVFTMALIIIGVSFVLYLVGQITEAVVEGGLAAMFGRQKMEKRVAELSDHYIVCGFGRIGKVICRMLTENSRPFVVIENQAGELRALEEAGYLFLEGNAAEDQVLIKAGIHKARGLVSVVSSDADNVYITLSARGLNKDLFIMARSAAGEGAETKLLRAGANRVVSPYDIGARRMASLILRPTVSDFVDLTVHAGQLGLRLEEAVIGPTSSLVGLALKDSGLRPDYDLIVVAIQRQGRMLFNPSPLERLAEGDILVVLGEHDNLERFNQIL; from the coding sequence ATGCGACGCGCCATCATTGGCCTCTTCCTTCTGGGCATCATCCTGGGCTTCGGCTCCCTGGGCTATGTCCTGATCGAGGATGCCGACCCGGTGGATGCCCTGTACATGACCGTCATCACCATCACCAGCGTCGGCTACGGGGAGGTGATCCCCTTGAGCCGGCCGGGCCGGGTGTTCACCATGGCCCTCATCATCATCGGCGTCAGCTTCGTCCTCTATCTCGTGGGCCAGATCACCGAGGCCGTGGTGGAGGGGGGGCTGGCTGCCATGTTCGGGAGGCAGAAGATGGAAAAGAGGGTGGCCGAGCTCTCCGACCACTACATCGTCTGTGGCTTCGGCCGCATCGGCAAGGTGATCTGCCGGATGCTCACCGAGAACAGCCGGCCCTTTGTGGTCATCGAGAACCAGGCCGGCGAGCTGCGGGCCCTGGAGGAGGCGGGCTACCTCTTTCTGGAGGGCAACGCCGCCGAGGACCAGGTTCTGATCAAGGCCGGGATCCACAAGGCCCGTGGCCTGGTATCGGTGGTCTCCAGCGATGCGGACAACGTCTACATCACCCTGTCCGCCCGGGGGCTCAACAAGGACCTCTTCATCATGGCCCGCTCCGCCGCCGGCGAGGGGGCGGAGACCAAGCTCCTGCGGGCCGGCGCCAACCGGGTGGTCTCGCCGTACGATATCGGGGCCCGCCGCATGGCCTCTCTGATTCTGCGGCCCACGGTCTCGGATTTCGTCGATCTCACCGTCCACGCCGGCCAGCTGGGGCTTCGGCTGGAGGAGGCGGTGATCGGCCCCACCTCCTCCCTGGTCGGCCTGGCCCTCAAGGATTCCGGCCTGCGGCCGGATTACGACCTCATCGTGGTCGCCATCCAGCGGCAGGGCCGGATGCTTTTCAACCCCAGCCCTCTGGAGCGGCTGGCCGAGGGCGACATCCTGGTGGTCCTGGGCGAGCACGACAACCTGGAGCGCTTCAACCAGATCCTCTGA